The Gemmatimonadaceae bacterium DNA segment GGACCTGTTCCCGTTCTCCCTGAAGTACGCCAAGCTGCGCCTCGCCAAGCGCCCGGTCCTTGTGCACTTCGAGGTCACGATGCGCTGCAACGCGAAGTGCAGCTTCTGCGACTACTGGAAGACGCCGGCGGACCGCAAGGCACACGAACTCAAGAGTTTCGTGGACGCCGCGAAGCACTTCGATCCGATGCTCATCACGTGGACGGGCGGCGAACCGCTGCTGCGTAGCGACCTCGAGGACCTGGTCGCGGCGGTGGATGGGGTCATCCGCACCAAGTACACGACGCTGATCACGCACGGCGCGATGCTGAGCCTCGAACGCGCCCGTGGGCTGTGGCAGGCGGGGATCGGTCAGTTCAGCATCTCGCTCGACTATCTCGACGAGCGTCACGATGCCGCCCGCGGCATCCCGGGGCTCGCCCAGAAGATCCTCGGCGTCGCCGAGCGCATCCGCGCCGAGGGAATGACCGTGCGCTTCAACACGGTCATCAAGGACGGCAACCTCGACGACGTCCTGCCGTTGGTGCAGGCTGCCGAACGGATGCGCGTGGGCGTGAACCTCTCGGTCTACACCGACGCCAAGAACGGCAACCGCGCACACCTCCTCGGCCCCGATCACTTCGCGCGCGTCGAGGCGTTGGTGCAGGGCCTGCTCGCCTTCAAGCGCCGCCGTCGCGGCACGATCTCCAACTCGGATCATTACCTCGCCAACATCCCGCGCTACCTGCGCGGCGAGCTGACCGAGCCCTGTCTCTCGGGGCAAGACACGATTCACATCGATCCGTACGGCCACGTGCGCCGCTGTCCCGACTTTCCGGCAGACGGGCATTGGAGCACGTATGATGGGTACGAGCCGATTGCGTGCGACTTGTGTTACTACGCGTGTCGAGGGGAGGCGCAGGCGCCCTTGAGGCTGAACCGGTTCTTGGATTTGGCGTCTTCTCCCTAGTTGGGAGAAGGGAGGCGGAAGGCGGGTGAAGGCAGGGAGACGGCAGAAGCACGACGGCCGAGAGAGGGGTAAAAGGTCCTCTCCCGACCCTCTCCCCTCTCCCAACCATCTCCCCTCTCCCGTCTCCCCGCCGTCACCCACCTCCCCCTCTCCCGTCTCCCAACCTGAATTGCACACAATCTTCGTAAACGCCTCCGAGGCTGTCACCTGCGCCGGCCCCCCCGCCGCCCGCCGCGGCTCGGCAATGCGAGACGCCGCCGTCCGCCCCGGCCACGGCATCGCAGTTGACGCCGACGGTCGCATCGTCGCCGTCGCGCCGGACAAGGAACTGCTGGCGCAGTTTCCGGGTGCACACGAAGTGGACTGCGCCCGTGGCGTCCTGACACCGGGCTTCGTGGACTCGCACACGCACGCCATTTTCGGGCGCCCGCGGCACCCGGAGCAGGAGCTGCGCGCCGCCGGCGTGGGCTATATGGAGATTGCCAAGCGGGGTGGGGGCATCCACTCGTCGGTGCGTGACCTGCGCGAGCGCAGTGAACAGGAGCTCGTGGCGCTCGCCGCCGAGCGCATTCGGCGTCTCGCCGCGCACGGCAGCACGACCATCGAGGTGAAGTCGGGTTACGGCCTCTCGCTGGAGAGTGAGCTGCGCACGTTGCGTGTCATTCGCGCGCTCGCCCAGGAGCTGCCGGTGCGGCTCGTGCCGACCTTCCTCGGCGCGCACGAAGTGCCGCTGGAGTATCGTGAGGCGCCGCGCACGCGTGAGGAGTACATCGCGGTGGTGGTGGACGAGATGCTGCCGGCGGTCGCCAGTGAGGGGCTCGCGCGCTTCTGCGACATTTTCTGCGAACCCGGCGTGTACACGGCCGCCGAGGCGCGGCACATCCTCGGTGCGGCGCGCGGTCACGGGCTGGCACTCAAGCTGCACGCCGACGAACTCGAGCACGCCGGCGCCGCCGAGCTGGCCGCGGAGATCGGCGCGACGTCGGCGGATCACTTGGCGGCCGTGTCGGGACTGGGCATCAAGGCGCTGGCGGCGTCCGGCACCGTCGCCACGCTGCTGCCCGGTACGATGCTTTTCCTGGGGCGCAGCAAGCAGGCGCCTGCCCGTGCGATGCTCGACGCCGGCTGCGCCATCGCGCTGGCGTCGGACTTCAATCCCGGGACCAGCCCAACGGTGAATTTTCCGCTCATCCTGACGCTGGGCGTCAGTCAACTGCGGCTGAGCGTGGCCGAGGCGTTCGTCGCCGCCACGGTGAACGGAGCGGCAGCGCTCGGGATGGCGGATTCCATCGGGCAACTGGCCCGCGGATTCGCGGCGGACATCGCCCTCTTCGACGTCCGCGACCACCGTGAAATCCCCTACTGGTATGGGGATCACCGGTGCGTGGCGACCTGGGTGCAGGGGCGTCCCGCCCACCCGCGTTCGGGGTCCTGAGACTGGCAAGGCAAAGAGGGCCGCAAACGGGTCCGGAAAGAGTACCCGAATCGGAGGCGCTGCCGGCACCCGCAAAGTCGCCCAAACAGTTGTCTCAGCGAGGGTTCGGCGGGTAGCTTTCGGGTCGCTATGGCCGATATCCTCAAGCTCAAGAAGAAGGCGGCCGATCTCGAGGCCAAGAAGCAGCTCGACAAGGCGCTCGACGTCTATCGGGAGATTGTGGACGCCTTCGAAGCGGGAGAGGAGGAAGCGATCGACATCCCCCTCTACAACCGCGTCGGCGATATGCTCCAGAAGGCCGGTCATCTCGCCGAGGCAGTCGCGGTTTGGGAGAAGGCCGTGGACCGCTACGCCGAGGGTGGTTTCTACAATCCCGCCATCGCGCTCTGCAACAAGATCCTGCGGCAGTCGCCAGGGCGCACGGTGGTGTACTACAAGCTCGGAAAGATCCACGCCGAGAAGGGCTTCAACGGCGATGCGCGCCAGAACTTTCTCGAGTACGCCAGTCGGCAGCAGAAGTCCGGCAATCTCGACGAAGCCTTCCGTGCGCTGAAGGAGTTCGCCGACCTCGTGCCGGACCAGCACGATGTACGGCTGATGCTCGCCGACCAACTCGTGAAGGCCGGCCGCAAGGACGAGGCCATCCCACAACTGCAACTGGGGTATTCGCAGGCCACGGCGGATGGCAACGACGCCGCGGCGGACGAGCTCGCCGCGAAGATGAAGGAGATCGACCCGTCGGTGGAGCCGGAAGTGACCGAGGGACCCTCGTCGGGTGGCGGCGGCGGGCTGGTGTTCCTCGACACCGGTGACGACGCGCCGAAGAAGCGCTCGACTCGCCCGGTCAGTCAGGCGGACCTCAAGCGCGTGTCCAAGGCGGTGCAAGGGCTCGAGCTGCTCGAGCCGCCGCCGGAAATCGCTGCTGCGGGGCAGAAGCCTGCGGCGAAGTCCGCTCCCGAGCCAGCGGCACCAGCGGCACCAGCTGCACCCAAGGCCCCCGCCGTTCCGAAAGCCCCAGCCGCCGAGGCAGCGCCGACACCAGACCTGCTGATCGAACCGACCGACGTCGGCGCCGATGCACCGCCGCCGCCGCGCGGTTCCGTCGTCGGCCTCGAGGTCACGAACCTTGGCGACGAAGCCCCAGCGCCGGCGGCCGACCTGCCGCTGATGGAGATCGAGCCGACGGCTGCAGAGCCTGCCGCCGACCTGCCGCTGATCGAACCGGAGCCGCTGATCGAGCCCGAGCCGACGATTTCGCTCGAGCCCAAGGTCGCACCGGCGGACGCGAGCGCCGGCTTCGCCGACCTCGACCTGCTCGACGTGGAACACTCCGGCGCGGTGGACGCCCCGGTCTTCGACACGACCGCCAAGCCCGCTGCGGATCTGCCGCTGATGGACCTCGGTGGCGACGAGATCGAGCTGGTCGAGCCGGACACCGTCCCGTCGCCGACGGCTGAGCCGTCTGCGGACCTGCCGCTGCTCGATGAGGAGCCCGAGGCGCCGTCGGCGCGCGAGGTGGCAGTGCCCGTCTCCGCGCCCCTCTCGGTGGACACGCTGCGCGCCAAGGTCGAGGCCGCGCCCGAGGATTGGGGCGCGCATCGCCAGCTCGCCGAGGCCCTGCTCGAACAGGGCGACCGCGCCGGCGCGATGGCCGAGTTCGAGGCCGCGATGGCCGGCTTCGAGGCCGAGGGCGACCTCGACACCGCCGGCTCCATCGCCGAAGAGATCGTGCGGCTGGATCCGAAATCCATCCGCTCGCACCAGAAGCGCGTCGAGTTCGCGTTCCGCGCCAACGATCGCGCCAGCCTCGCCGAGGCCTACCTGGAGCTGGCCGACGCCCTGCTCGGTGACGGGCAGGCGCAGAAGGCCCGCGCGGTGTATCTGCGCGTCCTCGACATTCTCCCCGATGACCTGCGCGCGCAGGCGGCCATCGAGGCCATCCCGCTGGACGAGTCGCCGTCGGCGCCGCCGCCGCGTCGCTCGACCACTGCAGCGCCGGAGAAGCAGGCCGCGCCGGCGTCGACTCCCGCCGCCGAGGCGGAGGATGATTACGTCTCGCTCGGCGACTGGCTGCGCGAAGACGACGAGCCCAAGTCCACGCGGATGGTCGTCGAAGAGAAGGAGCCCACCGGCGACGAGGCGGCGGACTTCTCGGATATGCTGCGCAAGTTCAAGCAGGGCGTCGCCGACAACGTGGATGACGAGGATCACGAGGCGCACTACGACCTCGGCGTGGCCTACAAGGAGATGGGGCTCGTGGACGAGGCCATCGCCGAGTTCCAGAAGGCCTTGCGCGGCACCGCCAACCGGGCGCGTACCTTCGAGGCGCTGGGCAACTGCTTCGTGGAGAAGGGGCAGTTGCCGGTGGCCGCGACGATCCTGCAGCGTGCGCTCTCCGAGCCCGGTGTGCGCGACGAAGCCCTCGTCGGCGTGCTCTACCTGCTCGGCGCCATCGCCGAGGAGTCGCAGCAGTTCGCCGACGCCAAGCGATACTACGAGCGCGTGTTCGCCGTGGACATCCAGTTCCGCGACATCGGCGACCGCCTGAACACCGTGGAGCAGCAGCTTTCGTGAGCCTCGAGGCCCGCCTCCAACTGCCGGTGGCCGAAGCGCTCCGGGAGATCCAGGTCCCCATCCAGGACCGGCTGGCCCGCGTACCGGACGAGATGTGGCGCATCATCCAGGCCGATGTCGCCATCATCGAGGCGGCCAACGCCCATCTGCGCGGGATGCGCGGCAAACTGTTCCGCCCCACGCTGCTGCTGCTGGCCTCGAGCATCGAGGGCCAGCCCGAGGAGCGCGCCGTCCCGCTGGCCGCCGTCGCCGAGCTCGTGCACCTCACCAGCGTCGTGCACGACGACTCAGTGGACCACTCGGTGCTGCGCCGCGGCCAGCCGACCATCAATGCGCTCTTCTCGCACCAGGTCGCCGTGCTGATGGGCGACTTCCTCTTCGCCAAGGCCGTGGCCGAGCTCGTGCGCCTCGGTGATATGGAGCCGCTGCGGGTGTTCACGCAGGCCTCCAGCGAGATGACCGTGGGCGAGCTGCGACAGCTCGCGAGCTTCGACGCACTGGCCTTCACCGAGCAGGACTACCGCACCTTGATCCGCGCCAAGACGGCCTCGTTGGTCGGCGCGGCCTGCGAGATGGGCGCCCTCGCCGGCGCGCCGCGCTTCCGCACGCAGATGCGCACCTTCGGCGAGAGCATCGGAATGGCCTTCCAGGTGGCCGACGACCTCCTCGACTACACCGAGCAGGAGGCCGTCACGGGCAAGCCCAGCGGCAACGACCTCAAAGAGCACAAGGTCACGCTGCCGCTGATCCACGCCCTGCCGCGGATGTCCACGGCCCAGCGCGGCGTGGTGGATGCCTTGTTCGCCGACGCCACGCCGAGTGACGCGTCGATCGCCGAGGTCGTCGGCATCGTGACGGAGTGCGGCGGGCTGGAGTATGCCCGCGCCGAGGGCGAGCGCTTTGCCGCCGCGGCCGAGGGCGCACTCAGCGACCTGCCGGAGAGCGACGTGAAGCAAGCCTTGGCGGATGCCCTCGCCTACGTGATGGACCGCCGCGCCTGATGCCGCCGACCTCGCTCAAGGGATCGGCCAAGCACCGGCCGGGGTACCATCTGATGGTGCTGTCCATCGGCTTCGTGGTGGGCGGCTTCCTGACGCAGTTCGCGCGCCTGTTCCTGCCCGCCGGCGCCGTGAAGGAGTTTCTCACGACCGGAGTCACGCCGTCGATCGGCGCGCTGCCGATCGACCTCATCATCGTCAAGTTCGCCGTCGGACCCATCGCGCTCGACGTCTCGTTGCTGAGCCTTGTCGGGGTCCTTGGCGCCTATCTCATCGCGCGTTCGCTGTTCTAGGAGGCACGTATGCTCGGACTCGGCCCGACCGAACTCTTCATCGGTCTCATCATCGTCCTGTTGCTCTTCGGCGCCAAGCGCATCCCCGAGATCGCGGGATCGTTCGGCAAGGGCATTAAGGAATTCAAGAAGAATATGAACGAAGTGCAGGCGGAGATCGCCAAGCCGGCGGAGCGCGAGAGCCTGCCGCCGAGCTCGGCCGAACGCGCCCCAAGCCAGGAGAGCGAGCAGAAGGAGCCGAAGAGGTTGCTGTAGTACGGATGACGGATGACGGATGACGGATGAAACAGGCGCGGGGGTGAGCTCAGTGGCTCACCCCCGCGCTGTCGTTGCAGCTAGCGTCCGTCCTCCGTCATCCGTCCCCTACTCGACGACCTGCCGCCGCAACGTCGCATTCACCTCTCGGCGCTTGTCCTCGATCTTCGCCGACTGGCGCAGCTGCTCGAGGTACTGCCGGATGCGGGCCTCGCGGGCGTTGGGGAGTTGCTGCTGGCGCAGGATCTCCTTGATGAGCTCGAAGTCTTCGCGGTCGGCGGTGCTGCGGCGATTGGCCTGCAGCAGGATCACGGCGTCGACGGTCTTCACCAGCACCGGCGTGCCGAGCGGGGCGCCGAAGGAGGCGCCGATGGCTTCGTTGGCGAAGCCGAGGCCGGGGACGAAGTTGCGACGGGTGAAGGCAGCCGGTGTGTCCACGACGAGGCCGGCCTTCGTGGCCGCAGCGGCCAGTGACGTCGCCCGCGCGTCGGCGAGCAGGGCCTCGCCCTGCGCCACGAGGCCTTCGACGGCCTTGCGCTGCTTGAGCGCCGTGAGGATGTCCTCCTGCACGCTCTCGAAGGACTGCTTGCCGCCCTCGGTCAGCGAGTCGAGGCGCACCAAGTAGTAGCCGTCCTGGTCGTCGATCAGGTCGCTGGTCTCACCCGGGCGGACGCCGGTGAACGCCCAACCACTGACACCGCGCACGCCGCGGCCCTGATACACGGCCGCCTGGCCCTCGACCACGGGCACCTGCGTGACGAGCAGCGACAGCTGCTGCGCGGCGTCGTCGAACTTCTGCGGCTCCATCGAGCCCGCAGCGAGGCCTGCGAGGCGGTCGGCCAAGCGGTCCGTGGCCGTCGCCGCCGAGTCGCCTTGCTCAACGCGTAGCAGGATGTGGCGGAGGTCCAGCGTATCACCCTTGCGGTCCGTCACCTGGATCAAGTGCCAGCCGAAGTCCGTGCGCACCGGCTCCGAGATCTGGCCGGCGCGCAGGGCGAAGGCCGCGGTCTCGAAGGGCGCCACGAAGCGGCCGCGCGGGCCGCGGCCCAGGCTGCCGCCGTCCGCCGCCGAGACGGAGTCCATCGACTCGCGCGCGGCGACGTCCGCGAAGCTGCTGCGGCCACTCGTGATCTCGGCGCGCAGTTCACGCAGGCGCGCCACGGTGCGGGTCGTGTCGGCCGCCGTCGGGACGCGGCTGATGCTCACCATCGAGAGCACCGCGCGGCCCTGCCGCTCCCACCGATCGGCGTACTGCTGGTAGTAGCGGCGCGCCTCGGCGGTGGTCACCTGCGCCGCCTCGATCTGCGCCGGTGTCGGCCGCAGCGCCAGGAACGAGACCGCCGCCGAGTCGCGCTCGTCGCGGTACGTCTGCCACAGCATCTCATCACTCAGCCAAGTCTCCGACGCGACTTGACCGAAGAGCTTCGTGCGCGGAATCTCCGTGCGGTAATACTCCTCGAGCTGGCGCAGCAGACCCTGCTGACGCGCCACCGGCGAGGCCAGGAAGCGCTGGTACTTTTCGGGGTCGAAGCGGCCGTCCGTCTGCA contains these protein-coding regions:
- a CDS encoding radical SAM protein, whose translation is MLSTRFKPWDLFPFSLKYAKLRLAKRPVLVHFEVTMRCNAKCSFCDYWKTPADRKAHELKSFVDAAKHFDPMLITWTGGEPLLRSDLEDLVAAVDGVIRTKYTTLITHGAMLSLERARGLWQAGIGQFSISLDYLDERHDAARGIPGLAQKILGVAERIRAEGMTVRFNTVIKDGNLDDVLPLVQAAERMRVGVNLSVYTDAKNGNRAHLLGPDHFARVEALVQGLLAFKRRRRGTISNSDHYLANIPRYLRGELTEPCLSGQDTIHIDPYGHVRRCPDFPADGHWSTYDGYEPIACDLCYYACRGEAQAPLRLNRFLDLASSP
- the hutI gene encoding imidazolonepropionase → MRDAAVRPGHGIAVDADGRIVAVAPDKELLAQFPGAHEVDCARGVLTPGFVDSHTHAIFGRPRHPEQELRAAGVGYMEIAKRGGGIHSSVRDLRERSEQELVALAAERIRRLAAHGSTTIEVKSGYGLSLESELRTLRVIRALAQELPVRLVPTFLGAHEVPLEYREAPRTREEYIAVVVDEMLPAVASEGLARFCDIFCEPGVYTAAEARHILGAARGHGLALKLHADELEHAGAAELAAEIGATSADHLAAVSGLGIKALAASGTVATLLPGTMLFLGRSKQAPARAMLDAGCAIALASDFNPGTSPTVNFPLILTLGVSQLRLSVAEAFVAATVNGAAALGMADSIGQLARGFAADIALFDVRDHREIPYWYGDHRCVATWVQGRPAHPRSGS
- a CDS encoding tetratricopeptide repeat protein, which encodes MADILKLKKKAADLEAKKQLDKALDVYREIVDAFEAGEEEAIDIPLYNRVGDMLQKAGHLAEAVAVWEKAVDRYAEGGFYNPAIALCNKILRQSPGRTVVYYKLGKIHAEKGFNGDARQNFLEYASRQQKSGNLDEAFRALKEFADLVPDQHDVRLMLADQLVKAGRKDEAIPQLQLGYSQATADGNDAAADELAAKMKEIDPSVEPEVTEGPSSGGGGGLVFLDTGDDAPKKRSTRPVSQADLKRVSKAVQGLELLEPPPEIAAAGQKPAAKSAPEPAAPAAPAAPKAPAVPKAPAAEAAPTPDLLIEPTDVGADAPPPPRGSVVGLEVTNLGDEAPAPAADLPLMEIEPTAAEPAADLPLIEPEPLIEPEPTISLEPKVAPADASAGFADLDLLDVEHSGAVDAPVFDTTAKPAADLPLMDLGGDEIELVEPDTVPSPTAEPSADLPLLDEEPEAPSAREVAVPVSAPLSVDTLRAKVEAAPEDWGAHRQLAEALLEQGDRAGAMAEFEAAMAGFEAEGDLDTAGSIAEEIVRLDPKSIRSHQKRVEFAFRANDRASLAEAYLELADALLGDGQAQKARAVYLRVLDILPDDLRAQAAIEAIPLDESPSAPPPRRSTTAAPEKQAAPASTPAAEAEDDYVSLGDWLREDDEPKSTRMVVEEKEPTGDEAADFSDMLRKFKQGVADNVDDEDHEAHYDLGVAYKEMGLVDEAIAEFQKALRGTANRARTFEALGNCFVEKGQLPVAATILQRALSEPGVRDEALVGVLYLLGAIAEESQQFADAKRYYERVFAVDIQFRDIGDRLNTVEQQLS
- a CDS encoding polyprenyl synthetase family protein — its product is MSLEARLQLPVAEALREIQVPIQDRLARVPDEMWRIIQADVAIIEAANAHLRGMRGKLFRPTLLLLASSIEGQPEERAVPLAAVAELVHLTSVVHDDSVDHSVLRRGQPTINALFSHQVAVLMGDFLFAKAVAELVRLGDMEPLRVFTQASSEMTVGELRQLASFDALAFTEQDYRTLIRAKTASLVGAACEMGALAGAPRFRTQMRTFGESIGMAFQVADDLLDYTEQEAVTGKPSGNDLKEHKVTLPLIHALPRMSTAQRGVVDALFADATPSDASIAEVVGIVTECGGLEYARAEGERFAAAAEGALSDLPESDVKQALADALAYVMDRRA
- a CDS encoding DUF4321 domain-containing protein codes for the protein MPPTSLKGSAKHRPGYHLMVLSIGFVVGGFLTQFARLFLPAGAVKEFLTTGVTPSIGALPIDLIIVKFAVGPIALDVSLLSLVGVLGAYLIARSLF
- a CDS encoding twin-arginine translocase TatA/TatE family subunit, which produces MLGLGPTELFIGLIIVLLLFGAKRIPEIAGSFGKGIKEFKKNMNEVQAEIAKPAERESLPPSSAERAPSQESEQKEPKRLL
- a CDS encoding SurA N-terminal domain-containing protein is translated as MLQQMRGAAKFIWIFLFVAFVGGFLFADLSGLVGMTGVSATTTVGSVNGTKITYLAWDNVTRQLQQQQEQQSGQPVTADERLQLEQQAFDQLVTDILLQQEYERRGIRVTDEEIVNAARFSPPPQFYNAPELQTDGRFDPEKYQRFLASPVARQQGLLRQLEEYYRTEIPRTKLFGQVASETWLSDEMLWQTYRDERDSAAVSFLALRPTPAQIEAAQVTTAEARRYYQQYADRWERQGRAVLSMVSISRVPTAADTTRTVARLRELRAEITSGRSSFADVAARESMDSVSAADGGSLGRGPRGRFVAPFETAAFALRAGQISEPVRTDFGWHLIQVTDRKGDTLDLRHILLRVEQGDSAATATDRLADRLAGLAAGSMEPQKFDDAAQQLSLLVTQVPVVEGQAAVYQGRGVRGVSGWAFTGVRPGETSDLIDDQDGYYLVRLDSLTEGGKQSFESVQEDILTALKQRKAVEGLVAQGEALLADARATSLAAAATKAGLVVDTPAAFTRRNFVPGLGFANEAIGASFGAPLGTPVLVKTVDAVILLQANRRSTADREDFELIKEILRQQQLPNAREARIRQYLEQLRQSAKIEDKRREVNATLRRQVVE